One Brachyhypopomus gauderio isolate BG-103 chromosome 15, BGAUD_0.2, whole genome shotgun sequence genomic region harbors:
- the LOC143475958 gene encoding uncharacterized protein LOC143475958 yields MEWKCKYCASVSEKRAQLFKHYCFTPNGALIKQKMDLTFVLRRNEVVKDKPAINQICQRWPALFTEQQVCLEFSRVAGKSLRLEFYEALDHHSPRLMEIFKAKKVLTGQVLAHLMQQTKASDVTQARCLVLRGLPIILGDDPSAFFKACFDGEGGLYSDVPVGILCHEQENITPHTQSLHHNATSVGIILEGNIVMAVESLPQAMYIVFGLTYALHLNYPKYMKNTLDFFQQILLNLGKTDLKPKLQTLKNQLAM; encoded by the exons ATGGAGTGGAAGTGTAAATATTGTGCTTCTGTTAGCGAGAAAAGGGCGCAGCTATTCAAACACTACTGTTTTACCCCAAATGGAGCTCTCATCAAGCAGAAGATGGATTTGACATTCGTTCTTAGACGGAATGAAGTTGTGAAGGACAAGCCTGCCATCAACCAGATATGTCAACGTTGGCCGGCTCTCTTTACTGAACAACAG GTGTGTCTGGAGTTCAGCAGGGTGGCTGGTAAGAGCCTGAGACTGGAGTTCTATGAGGCCCTTGACCATCACAGTCCTAGGCTCATGGAAATCTTCAAGGCAAAGAAGGTGCTCACAGGGCAGGTTTTGGCTCACCTGATGCAACAAACAAAG GCTTCGGATGTGACACAAGCCAGATGCCTTGTTCTGAGGGGTCTTCCTATCATTCTCGGTGATGATCCATCTGCCTTCTTCAAGGCCTGCTTT GATGGTGAGGGGGGTTTGTACAGTGATGTTCCAGTGGGAATCCTCTGCCATGAACAGGAAAACATCACTCCACACACGCAGTCCCTTCACCACAATGCAACCTCAGTGGGAATCATCTTGGAGGGAAACATTGTGATGGCTGTTGAGAGCCTGCCCCAAGCCATGTACATTGTCTTTGGACTTACCTATGCACTTCATCTCAATTACCCAAAGTACATGAAGAACactttagatttttttcagcagaTACTTCTGAACTTAGGTAAGACAGATCTGAAACCTAAACTTCAAACACTCAAGAATCAGCTTGCAATGTAA